One Streptomyces sp. NBC_01237 genomic region harbors:
- a CDS encoding pyridoxal phosphate-dependent aminotransferase: MEFQQSSKLNEVCYEIRGPVIEHANALEEAGHSVLRLNTGNPALFGFEAPEEIVQDMIRMLPQAHGYTDSRGILSARRAVAQRYQTMGLPDVGVDDVFLGNGVSELISMSVQGLLEDGDEVLIPSPDYPLWTAVVTLAGGRAVHYVCDESADWNPDLADMASKITDRTRAVVIINPNNPTGAVYPREILEGILDLARRHGLMVFADEIYDQILYDDAVHHSVAALAPDLVCLTFSGLSKTYRVAGFRSGWMVVSGPKQHARSYLEGLTMLASMRLCPNAPSQYAIQAALGGRQSIRELVAPGGRLYEQRNRAWEKLNEIPGVSCVKPKGALYAFPRIDPKVHLIVDDEKFVLDLLLREKIQVVQGTGFNWPRPDHFRILTLPYADDLDAAISRIGRFLNGYRQ, translated from the coding sequence ATGGAGTTCCAGCAGTCCAGCAAGCTCAACGAGGTCTGTTACGAGATCCGGGGCCCGGTCATCGAGCACGCCAACGCCCTTGAGGAGGCGGGCCACAGCGTGCTCCGCCTCAACACCGGCAATCCGGCGCTCTTCGGCTTCGAGGCGCCGGAGGAGATCGTCCAGGACATGATCCGGATGCTCCCGCAGGCCCACGGCTACACCGATTCACGCGGCATCCTCTCCGCGCGGCGTGCCGTGGCACAGCGGTACCAGACCATGGGGCTGCCGGATGTCGGCGTGGACGACGTCTTCCTCGGCAACGGGGTCTCCGAGCTCATCTCCATGTCCGTCCAGGGACTGCTGGAGGACGGCGACGAGGTCCTGATCCCGTCCCCCGACTATCCGCTGTGGACCGCGGTGGTGACGCTCGCGGGCGGCAGGGCCGTGCACTACGTCTGCGACGAGTCCGCGGACTGGAACCCGGACCTCGCCGACATGGCGTCGAAGATCACCGACCGCACCAGGGCCGTCGTGATCATCAACCCGAACAACCCGACCGGCGCCGTGTACCCGCGCGAGATCCTCGAAGGAATCCTCGATCTCGCCCGCAGGCACGGGCTGATGGTGTTCGCCGACGAGATCTACGACCAGATCCTCTACGACGACGCCGTGCACCACAGTGTGGCGGCCCTCGCCCCCGATCTGGTCTGCCTCACCTTCAGCGGGCTGTCGAAGACCTACCGCGTCGCGGGATTCCGCTCGGGCTGGATGGTGGTGTCCGGGCCGAAGCAGCACGCCCGCAGCTATCTGGAGGGCCTGACCATGCTCGCCTCCATGCGGCTGTGCCCCAACGCGCCCTCGCAGTACGCCATCCAGGCGGCCCTGGGCGGCCGGCAGTCCATCCGGGAGCTGGTGGCTCCCGGCGGCAGGCTGTACGAACAGCGCAACCGGGCCTGGGAGAAGCTCAACGAGATCCCCGGCGTGTCCTGCGTGAAGCCGAAGGGAGCGCTGTACGCGTTCCCTCGCATCGACCCGAAGGTGCACCTCATCGTCGACGACGAGAAGTTCGTCCTCGATCTGCTGCTGCGCGAGAAGATCCAGGTGGTCCAGGGCACCGGTTTCAACTGGCCGCGTCCTGACCATTTCCGGATTCTGACCCTCCCGTACGCTGACGATCTTGACGCGGCGATCAGCCGCATCGGCCGCTTCCTGAACGGATACCGTCAGTGA
- a CDS encoding DUF7873 family protein, with product MAKLNQIIAVEKGVKSKAHQDLTAAHHGLQKAGLLAGISRTYQPKDEEGEQLPPESTLVQVKAEDVLRETAVTLTRLFDVTATKDWANCSARADVLVDGRVLVSAVPVSYLLFLEKQLTDINTFVRKLPVLDASEAWTQDPSTDSWKTEPVRTLRTKKVPRNHVKAEATEKHPAQVEVYYEDIPIGYWTTVKFSGALPARRVNELLDRVEKLQQAVKFAREEANGGDVTDQRVGDAVFGYLFG from the coding sequence GTGGCGAAACTCAATCAGATCATCGCAGTGGAGAAGGGCGTCAAGTCCAAGGCCCATCAGGACCTGACGGCGGCGCATCACGGCCTCCAGAAGGCCGGATTGCTGGCCGGGATCTCCCGGACCTACCAGCCGAAGGACGAGGAGGGCGAGCAGCTTCCGCCCGAGTCGACGCTGGTGCAGGTCAAGGCCGAGGACGTCCTGCGGGAGACCGCGGTGACGCTGACCCGGCTCTTCGACGTGACCGCCACGAAGGACTGGGCGAACTGCTCGGCCCGCGCCGATGTGCTGGTCGACGGACGGGTGCTGGTGAGTGCGGTGCCGGTGTCGTATCTGCTCTTCCTGGAGAAGCAGCTGACCGACATCAACACCTTCGTCCGCAAGCTGCCCGTGCTCGACGCCTCCGAGGCGTGGACGCAGGACCCCTCGACGGACTCCTGGAAGACCGAACCGGTCAGGACGCTCCGTACGAAGAAGGTGCCCCGCAACCATGTGAAGGCGGAGGCCACCGAGAAGCACCCGGCGCAGGTCGAGGTGTACTACGAGGACATCCCGATCGGGTACTGGACGACGGTGAAGTTCTCCGGGGCCCTTCCCGCGCGGCGCGTCAACGAACTGCTGGACCGGGTGGAAAAGCTCCAGCAGGCCGTGAAGTTCGCCCGCGAGGAGGCCAACGGCGGAGATGTCACCGACCAGCGGGTGGGTGATGCGGTATTCGGTTACCTCTTCGGGTGA